The Nomia melanderi isolate GNS246 chromosome 7, iyNomMela1, whole genome shotgun sequence genome includes a window with the following:
- the LOC116433107 gene encoding uncharacterized protein LOC116433107 isoform X1, whose translation MAGGRSNNKRSGNLDRTHQWLRCHQLYASVTPELPSSETFKKYQLAEENRVIAKSLSNLQNNIWRIFTDSLYCDLNIIHGYNVIRTNQCIVKTRAPHFYEVLQPYFIYTNNHIDCILDKPGIFHHIQGFVRCLYNNTNLIQEEQLLVELILNVTYVSKFVNTPCVNNTSDISERYVDCTKTDCNVTINLRNTRNVKEYAAVDVSPTLSDMADSGLETGSVSPHENTASENSSTDFEELQVTEYASTNEDFDKIRVRCVNNRDQKVVADSDRYDSVNNYNSTCHIRDLVESGLMECASNEHSATCSSVDAEQPQLDSSSSSVENAQKAKVYTDEIFQYENQVLSDPFYESDCGSDENELFEFVDLGNASSVSADVEKESAKEESIEKSQDEKSCHYDYSQVEDAQSEDTKVEASHDVSKQTSSCNTSNYYFIDASTLNDETIVLPSTVTKNQCFDEKPQSHTSRPSEYNTNKSNDLTEDQCYKFTSVKTSNLQMGHERVAEFEREIKLTEHLEPFADARKIRRTDSTSEDKTSIGTETNKESLVVEIKEADSGESAHPSPYPDNNKNMNNDRHIVSRTNNDNDTSINLDNKKEVIEQVNEKDTDFMEDIRRPSLIRRNTFELDSNDEKLSVLRQEYERRQGTLVFQNAIPQYSGHRVDGDSCFIPPDEPEIPISNVLNKFAMDVQMPTATQYHTMPYLPLCNEKYEIDHTSTETNNSLQNDGKSNITYPVTRSASDKMVMDCGAELDNGSNSCSNSLPVTLNCILEKDTKTDTLKKTKCDDTTPIISGGVSTSDYSKPTDSPTVRRKTESTPIVSGGSVIMSEPEVKIKSTRMSSSMTAWVVDMSDCNKNDPKSANNSHVGMSQSFSTSECVKKPIRKISHEKHGSLGFFVNLKDMDSKPVTQQQICPPQKKDQNESGKSYCEFYVDMSHANNALKIKKLETEESTNKPDKFNEANDKKNIFSMFIDLSNPPTNSETTVQQTHRRSFSTFYDKRVEIKSDDTNSSENSTTREDQSINEQKSIREKAKPSVFMYIESDSPVVRRRTLSSSRPAFKRHSWNVDKTQSTNNNNGHIVKEIMFRKEHKRAHSLSVDRGDLKKLQAKPSCSSHSLSDTIKPECAAQKNSKFLKEGNGVLSNMDTSSEDAFEYDTRDTPPNSHVEVINEELRVSVKEHEYTELKTDRTTDNLNTSDVKTYEDEYSETSAWEKTCTESTEGQTRKSETFDISSGSGPSPDSDNHDYELSELLNGEVPNLDRTQTVPAVCNKISETHKSLNETIKKIESEFKDPDYEKPETTYENHNTASKKNDRAMKLNLVATTSNFVRLSDLDKTPIASRTSDTLIVKEDRTAYRMCNSIPETSWIESKLGMSRTNGSVRPLPRKFTSIMSTSLPSKQKSPLEDLTGEYDGEGIISESDLSSMQSSMGRSGAEGSTEETETSSLAGGRPYNRLGEDLLRMFLEEINPDVTIDVAGRRIRAHKCILSSRCQYFAAILSGGWIENAGNVISLQGYSYDAVHFALCHIYSGESNIPDSISIVELATLADMLCLEGLKEVIGYTLKVKYCHLFHKPCQICAVGVLECIPLAAAYGLDEVYRKSLRWVTRHFVRIWPCKAFATLPRELMEKCYHQHIVHMSTDNVLQTMMDCDKLLATLPNVRWAEPVFRMVSNLLETSMKFLSDNFSGILGNENFQSLGRELTWNISRLEDNFLAAAEHLPPEQACKSYSKLHKMLASVQVDENQEKMKWGPLFIDFLKKIQSRVEKCLVRDAARAARTTTWLKMDLELRRRIQELACLVILPHETSKRQSRHSNFVKVNNSEPKSSLSRSTTNRNLDLKRVKMVISKHNDKTLKQMVAVQQTKKVINKPKTDPLERKMQDDKPATTETSRPKSWPNKIEVKSRYLEPRNKSVPKETVQPPHQEKVLVHQRRKIMISSSDSSRTSSPAMKRATDKKPLAKIKLPIKKDVKALSSDSLTDPNSSRTNNKKDSLSKSCGITRPESPTFKQKNVEIGLSVDSLAESKNKPVAAKKKTTKMDTSMSTDSLMTEITTTPKSNVSNKLSPTLGKTINKTQAYDKVKKSSPPTQQRSPLTATRRPLRSLESSTAASRSRVAAISAYHGSPSLRRNLLDAAKTPDISSKLINNVSSKPANTRSVAQSVTNHSNLKKEKKEVLPNQQSSESPSKRSSPISSGAYKVSKSAVTNKRTASKASNDDKIKNKCHNGEVAKQPTVGSRSGTFLKDEPTILKKADIKSSQINT comes from the exons aatatttacGGACTCCTTGTATTGTGATCTTAACATAATACATGGATATAATGTAATACGAACAAACCAGTGTATTGTTAAAACCAGAGCTCCACATTTTTACGAGGTTCTCCAACCTTATTTTATATACACTAATAATCACATTGATTGCATCCTTGATAAACCAGGAATTTTTCATCATATTCAAGGCTTTGTGAG GTgtttatataacaatacaaatttaatacaaGAGGAACAACTGCTGGTAGAACTTATATTGAACGTTACTTATGTATCAAAATTTGTGAACACTCCTTGCGTTAATAATACTTCTGACATCAGTGAAAg ATATGTGGATTGCACAAAAACAGATTGTAATGTAACAATAAATCTTAGAAATACAAGAAATGTAAAAGAGTATGCTGCAGTGGATGTAAGTCCCACTTTATCCGATATGGCTGATTCTGGTTTAGAAACTGGTTCCGTAAGTCCACATGAAAATACAGCATCTGAAAATTCTAGTACTGATTTTGAAGAATTACAAGTCACCGAATATGCATCTACGAATGAAGATTTTGATAAAATACGTGTTAGATGTGTTAATAACAGAGATCAAAAAGTAGTCGCAGACTCAGACCGTTATGATTCAGTCAATAATTATAACAGTACATGCCATATAAGAGACTTGGTAGAGTCAGGATTGATGGAATGTGCTTCAAATGAACATAGCGCAACATGTTCTTCTGTCGATGCGGAACAACCACAACTAGATTCATCTAGTTCATCTGTGGAAAATGCGCAGAAAGCTAAAGTATACACAGATGAAATTTTTCAGTATGAAAATCAAGTGCTTAGTGATCCATTTTATGAATCTGACTGCGGAAGCGATGAAAACGAGTTGTTTGAATTTGTTGATCTTGGTAATGCATCTTCCGTAAGCGCGGACGTGGAAAAGGAATCAGCTAAAGAAGAGTCCATAGAAAAGTCGCAAGATGAAAAGTCATGTCATTATGATTATTCTCAAGTTGAAGATGCACAGTCGGAAGATACAAAAGTTGAAGCATCTCATGATGTGTCGAAACAAACAAGTTCCTGTAATACaagcaattattattttattgatgcATCAACCTTGAATGATGAAACCATAGTACTACCTTCAACTGTAactaaaaatcaatgtttcgaTGAAAAACCACAATCGCACACTTCCCGTCCTTCtgaatataatacaaacaaatcTAACGACCTTACCGAGGATCAGTGTTACAAATTCACATCTGTCAAAACAAGTAATTTACAAATGGGACATGAAAGGGTAGCAGAAtttgaaagagaaataaaactcACGGAACATCTAGAACCATTTGCAGATGCAAGAAAAATAAGGAGGACCGATTCTACTTCGGAAGATAAAACAAGCATAGGTACAGAAACTAACAAAGAATCTTTAgttgtagaaattaaagaagCAGATAGTGGTGAAAGCGCACATCCATCTCCTTACCctgataataacaaaaatatgaataatgatCGACACATTGTATCGCGGACGAATAACGACAATGACACCTCTATTAACTtagataataaaaaagaagtaaTCGAGCAAGTAAACGAAAAAGATACAGATTTCATGGAAGACATTCGACGACCTTCTCTTATCAGGAGAAATACGTTTGAGTTAGATTCTAATGACGAAAAGTTATCAGTGTTGAGGCAAGAATATGAACGACGACAAGGTACTTTAGTTTTCCAAAATGCTATACCTCAATATTCAGGGCATCGTGTCGATGGTGATTCATGTTTCATCCCACCTGATGAACCTGAGATTCCTATAAGCAATGTACTAAACAAATTTGCTATGGATGTTCAAATGCCAACTGCTACTCAATATCATACAATGCCGTATTTGCCATTGTGCAATGAAAAGTATGAGATTGATCATACGTCAACAGAAACTAATAATTCCCTACAAAATGACGGTAAATCTAATATAACTTATCCAGTAACAAGAAGCGCTAGTGACAAAATGGTAATGGACTGTGGTGCAGAGTTGGATAATGGGTCAAACAGTTGCAGTAACAGTTTACCTGTtacattaaattgtatattagaAAAGGACACTAAGACGGATACATTAAAGAAGACTAAGTGTGACGACACCACGCCTATTATTTCTGGTGGAGTCAGCACTTCGGATTATTCTAAACCTACTGATAGTCCTACTGTGCGTCGGAAAACAGAGTCTACACCAATTGTTTCGGGAGGTTCTGTCATTATGAGTGAACctgaagtaaaaataaaatcaacaagAATGTCTTCTTCCATGACTGCATGGGTAGTTGATATGAGTGATTGTAATAAAAATGACCCCAAATCAGCGAATAATTCGCATGTAGGCATGTCTCAAAGTTTTTCTACTTCAGAATGTGTCAAGAAACCTATAAGAAAAATAAGTCATGAAAAACACGGTAGCTTAGGTTTCTTTGTTAATTTGAAGGATATGGATTCTAAACCCGTTACACAGCAACAGATTTGTCCACCACAGAAAAAAGATCAAAATGAAAGTGGTAAGTCCTATTGTGAATTTTATGTTGACATGTCTCACGCAAATAACGCATTAAAAATTAAGAAGTTAGAAACGGAAGAATCTACTAACAAACCTGACAAGTTTAATGAAGCAAACGACAAGAAGAACATATTCTCTATGTTCATTGATTTAAGCAATCCACCAACGAACTCAGAAACTACTGTACAACAAACGCACAGAAGAAGTTTCTCTACATTTTATGATAAACGCGTGGAAATAAAATCAGATGATACTAATTCTAGCGAGAATAGTACAACTAGAGAAGATCAATCAATCAATGAACAAAAATCTATTCGAGAAAAGGCTAAACCAAGCGTGTTTATGTACATAGAGTCGGATTCACCAGTGGTTAGAAGAAGAACATTGTCATCGTCGAGACCGGCATTCAAACGACATTCTTGGAATGTGGATAAAACGCAAAgtaccaataataataatgggcacattgtaaaagaaattatgttCAGGAAGGAACACAAACGAGCACATAGCCTGTCGGTAGATCGTGGAGACTTAAAGAAATTACAAGCAAAGCCCAGTTGTTCGAGTCATTCTTTAAGTGACACAATAAAACCAGAATGTGCTGctcaaaaaaattctaaatttcttaaagaagGAAACGGAGTCCTGAGTAACATGGATACATCTTCAGAAGATGCATTTGAATATGATACAAGGGACACACCTCCGAATTCTCATGTTGAAGTGATTAATGAAGAACTTCGCGTGAGCGTAAAAGAACATGAGTACACTGAATTGAAAACCGATCGAACTACGGATAATCTTAATACTAGTGATGTTAAAACATACGAAGATGAATATTCAGAAACTTCCGCGTGGGAAAAAACATGTACAGAGAGTACTGAAGGACAAACCCGTAAAAGTGAGACTTTCGATATCAGTAGCGGTAGCGGGCCATCTCCAGATAGTGATAATCATGATTATGAATTATCAGAATTGTTAAACGGTGAAGTGCCAAACTTAGATCGAACACAAACAGTTCCTGctgtatgtaataaaatatctgAGACGCATAAATCtttaaatgaaacaatcaaaaaaattgaaagtgaATTTAAAGATCCAGATTACGAAAAACCAGAAACTACATATGAAAACCATAACACGGCATCAAAGAAAAATGACAGAGCCATGAAACTTAATCTTGTAGCAACAACATCCAACTTTGTTCGATTATCGGATTTGGATAAAACGCCTATTGCTTCTCGTACATCGGATACTTTAATTGTAAAGGAAGACAGAACTGCGTATCGAATGTGTAATAGCATCCCAGAAACTTCTTGGATTGAAAGCAAGTTAGGTATGTCCAGAACAAATGGATCGGTTAGACCACTTCCCAGGAAATTCACATCGATCATGAGCACTTCCTTGCCATCTAAACAAAAATCTCCTCTTGAGGACTTAACAGGAGAATATGATGGTGAAGGTATTATATCAGAATCTGATTTAAGTAGTATGCAGAGTAGCATGGGTCGTTCTGGGGCAG aaggAAGTACAGAAGAAACTGAAACATCGAGTTTAGCAGGTGGAAGACCATACAATAGATTGGGAGAAGATTTACTAAGAATGTTCTTAGAAGAAATTAATCCAGATGTTACGATTGATGTAGCTGGTCGTCGCATAAGAGCTCACAAATGTATATTAAGTTCTCGTTGTCAATATTTTGCAGCGATTCTTAGCGGGGGGTGGATTGAAAATGCGGGAAATGTTATTTCCTTGCAAGGATACTCTTATGATGCAGTACATTTTGCATTATGTCACATTTATAGTGGGGAAAGTAATATACCAGATTCTATAAGTATAGTAGAATTAGCAACTTTGGCTGATATGCTATGCTTGGAGGGTCTTAAAGAGGTTATAGGATATACGCTTAAAGTTAAATATTGCCATTTGTTTCATAAG CCCTGTCAAATATGCGCCGTAGGTGTACTAGAATGTATACCTTTGGCGGCAGCTTATGGTCTAGATGAGGTATATCGTAAATCTCTTCGTTGGGTCACAAGACACTTCGTACGAATATGGCCATGCAAGGCATTTGCAACTCTTCCAAGAGAATTGATGGAAAAATGTTACCATCAACATATTGTACACATG TCAACGGACAATGTGCTTCAAACTATGATGGATTGTGATAAACTCCTTGCAACCCTGCCAAATGTGCGTTGGGCAGAACCAGTATTTAGAATGGTTTcgaatttattggaaacatCAATGAAGTTTTTATCAGATAATTTCTCGGGAATATtgggaaatgaaaattttcaatcccTTGGTCGAGAATTGACATGGAATATCAGTCGATTAGAAGATAATTTCTTAGCTGCTGCAGAACATTTGCCTCCTGAACAAGCGTGTAAAAGTTAttcgaaattacataaaatgttGGCATCGGTACAAGTAGACGAGAATCAGGAGAAAATGAAATGGGGTCCTTTGTTTATTGATTTTCTGAAGAAAATTCAAAGTCGTGTAGAGAAGTGTTTAGTCAGAGATGCAGCACGAGCAGCGAGGACCACAACATGGTTAAAAATGGATCTAGAACTGCGACGTAGAATACAAGAGTTAGCTTGCCTTGTTATTCTACCTCATGAAACTTCAAAACGTCAATCAAGGCATTCTAACTttgtaaaagtaaataacagt GAACCTAAATCATCGTTGAGTCGCTCAACAACAAATCGCAATTTGGATTTAAAACGTGTGAAAATGGTTATATCGAAACATAATGATAAAACTTTAAAACAAATGGTCGCTGTACAGCAAACAAAAAAGGTAATAAACAAACCTAAAACTGATCCGTTGGAACGTAAGATGCAAGATGATAAACCAGCTACGACGGAAACAAGTAGACCAAAATCTTGGCCCAATAAAATAGAG GTGAAGTCAAGATACTTAGAACCTAGAAATAAGTCTGTTCCCAAAGAAACTGTTCAACCACCACACCAGGAAAAAGTGCTAGTACATCAACGTCGAAAAATAATGATTTCGTCATCGGATTCATCTCGGACATCTAGTCCCGCTATGAAACGCGCTACTGATAAAAAACCATTGGCCAAGATAAAGTTACCTATAAAGAAGGATGTGAAGGCTCTCTCTTCTGATAGCCTAACAGATCCTAATTCGAGTAGAACGAATAATAAGAAGGATTCACTCAGCAAAAGTTGTGGCATTACACGCCCAGAATCGCCAACTTTTAAACAAAAGAATGTCGAGATAGGATTATCTGTGGATTCATTGGCAGAATCAAAAAATAAACCTGTAGCCGCCAAAaagaaaactactaaaatggatACCTCAATGTCTACGGATAGTCTTATGACTGAGATCACAACCACGCCCAAATCAAatgtatcaaataaattatCACCGACTTTAGGGaaaacaattaacaaaacaCAAGCTTATGATAAGGTAAAAAAGAGTTCGCCACCGACTCAGCAAAGAAGTCCGCTGACAGCAACAAGAAGGCCACTTAGATCTTTAGAAAGCTCGACTGCAGCTAGCAGAAGTAGGGTAGCAGCTATAAGCGCTTACCATGGTTCGCCTAGTTTGCGACGAAATCTTCTAGATGCTGCAAAAACACCAGATATTTCAagtaagttaataaataatgtgtcATCCAAACCTGCGAATACACGATCGGTTGCACAGTCCGTAACCAATcattctaatttaaaaaaagaaaagaaagaagtatTGCCAAATCAACAGAGTTCTGAAAGCCCTAGTAAAAGATCTTCCCCAATATCATCTGGCGCTTATAAAGTAAGTAAATCTGCGGTAACCAATAAAAGAACGGCGAGTAAGGCTTCGAACGATgataagattaaaaataaatgccaTAATGGGGAAGTTGCAAAACAACCTACAGTAGGCTCTAGGTCGGGAACTTTTCTAAAAGACGAACCTACGATACTTAAGAAAGCAGATATTAAATCTTCTCAAATCAATACTTAA